One segment of Panicum virgatum strain AP13 chromosome 3K, P.virgatum_v5, whole genome shotgun sequence DNA contains the following:
- the LOC120699789 gene encoding uncharacterized protein LOC120699789, with protein MAATMTRVLRGGRSGGPLIPAIFRRRAVEGVAALFPRLGSSPAAAGRLMHTGFGGSTKLPQRKALPFGRRGVLCQGQETMTRMERFSSRRTFMSGSQPGDVPWGPIAFGGLIGLALGFRSKK; from the exons ATGGCGGCGACGATGACGAGGGTGCTTCGCGGGGGGCGTTCCGGAGGGCCGCTGATCCCGGCCATCTTCCGCCGCAGGGCGGTGGAGGGGGTCGCCGCGCTTTTTCCGCGTCTGGGATCgtctccggccgccgcgggtCGTCTGATGCACACG GGCTTTGGAGGGAGTACCAAGTTGCCACAGCGGAAGGCTCTACCTTTCGGGAGACGTGGAGTTCTTTGTCAAGGACAGGAGACCATGACGAGGATGGAGCG GTTCAGCAGCAGGCGGACGTTTATGAGCGGTTCTCAGCCTGGAGACGTACCGTGGGGTCCTATTGCCTTTGGGGGTCTCATTGGACTGGCTTTGGGGTTCAGGAGCAAGAAGTAG
- the LOC120699788 gene encoding dual specificity protein kinase shkD-like yields the protein MEPSEELLKKIRELEVGQAQLKQEMSKLIPGVGERRRSQPVSPRRGVPVPPPPPPSKGTPPGRRPSGGVEGGPRAWARGSASFPHSSPLQKEGRATGSGDASTSARLPERQYSRVLQSLGQSVHILDLDGRIIYWNQSAENLFGYPASEALGQDALMLLVDSRDHNVVHDIFRRISMGESWTGKFPVKNRGGDRFSAIATNTPFYDEDGSLVGIICVSSDSRQLEQIFCRPPTPARPQPESSRTSCDGSCSNSSRITNLLNRSTFDPHQPLQSTLASKITNLATKVTNKVRSRVRTDENGIEREGGSGESQCSDRGAKEEPTSSGTTTPRGDAPRGPFAMEHSPGKSTNPNSDESGEGKVGLHRILSSKAEALLNKKGISWPWKGRENEGPDERNHVILPWLHGDQENGPNHRKVSDSSIAPDAQGAEHNQPSKNEASGSWSSFNNNSTSSASSTGSTNSSALYKVDHEADCLDYEILWEDLVIGEQIGQGSCGTVYHALWYGSDVAVKVFSKQEYSEDVIQAFRQEVSLMKKLRHPNILLFMGAVTSPQRLCIVTEFLPRGSLFRLLQRSGTKLDVRRRIHMALDIARGMNYLHHSSPPIIHRDLKSSNLLVDKNWTVKVADFGLSRLKRETFLTTKTGKGTPQWMAPEVLRNEPSDEKSDVYSYGVILWELVTQKIPWENLNSMQVIGAVGFMNQRLDIPSDVDPQWTSIILSCWESDPQQRPSFQELLERLRELQRHYAIQQRNAKNSIEE from the exons atggAGCCCAGCGAGGAGCTACTGAAGAAGATCCGGGAGCTGGAGGTTGGGCAGGCGCAGCTCAAGCAGGAGATGTCTAAGCTAATACCCGGCgtcggggagcggcggcgctcgcagccggtctcgccgcgccgcggcgtgccggtgccgccgccaccgccgccttcgAAGGGGACGCCGCCGGGGAGGCGCCCGTCCGGGGGGGTCGAGGGCGGCCCACGGGCGTGGGCCCGGGGGTCGGCTTCGTTCCCGCACTCGTCCCCGCTGCAGAAGGAGGGCCGCGCCACGGGCTCTGGAGACGCTAGCACCAGCGCTAGGCTGCCTGAGAGGCAGTACTCCAGGGTTCTGCAGTCGCTGGGGCAGTCCGTCCACATTCTGGACCTCGACGGGAGGATCATATACTG GAATCAGTCTGCAGAGAATCTGTTTGGCTATCCTGCATCTGAAGCCCTTGGTCAGGATGCCCTCATGCTTCTGGTTGATTCCCGTGACCACAATGTGGTACATGACATCTTTCGACGTATTTCTATGGGTGAAAGTTGGACTGGGAAGTTTCCAGTTAAAAACAGGGGTGGAGATAGGTTTTCAGCTATTGCCACCAACACGCCTTTCTATGATGAGGATGGCAGTTTGGTGGGTATCATTTGTGTTTCAAGTGATTCCCGCCAATTGGAGCAGATATTTTGTAGGCCTCCAACTCCTGCAAGGCCACAACCAGAATCGTCTAGGACATCTTGTGATGGTAGTTGCAGCAACAGCAGTCGCATAACCAACTTGTTGAACAGAAGTACTTTTGATCCTCatcaacccctgcaaagcacTTTAGCGTCTAAGATAACAAATTTG GCTACCAAGGTCACAAATAAAGTTCGTTCTCGGGTCAGGACAGATGAGAATGGCATAGAACGGGAAGGTGGCAGTGGTGAGAGTCAGTGCTCTGATCGTGGTGCCAAGGAAGAACCAACGTCTAGCGGAACAACTACTCCAAGAGGGGATGCGCCTCGTGGCCCCTTTGCTATGGAGCACTCGCCTGGGAAATCAACCAACCCAAACAGTGATGAATCAGGTGAAGGAAAAGTAGGGTTACACAGGATTTTGAGTTCAAAGGCAGAGGCACTGCTGAACAAGAAAGGGATATCATGGCCTTGGAAAGGGCGGGAGAATGAGGGACCTGATGAAAGAAATCATGTGATATTGCCATGGTTGCATGGTGACCAAGAGAATGGCCCGAATCATCGGAAGGTTTCTGATTCTAGCATAGCTCCAGATGCCCAAGGTGCTGAACACAACCAGCCTAGCAAAAATGAGGCGTCAGGTTCCTGGTCCTCTTTCAACAATAACAGCACAAGCAGTGCAAGCAGCACTGGAAGCACTAACAGCAGTGCTCTCTACAAAGTAGATCATGAAGCGGATTGTCTGGATTATGAGATCCTGTGGGAAGACCTTGTCATTGGAGAACAAATAGGTCAAG GTTCTTGTGGGACAGTGTATCATGCTTTGTGGTATGGTTCG GATGTGGCTGTTAAAGTTTTCTCCAAGCAAGAATATTCAGAAGATGTGATACAGGCCTTTCGGCAAGAG GTATCCCTTATGAAGAAACTGCGCCATCCTAACATTCTACTCTTCATGGGTGCGGTTACATCTCCACAACGCCTATGTATTGTAACAGAGTTTCTCCCTCG GGGAAGTTTGTTTCGCTTACTTCAAAGGAGCGGTACTAAGTTGGATGTGAGACGGCGCATTCACATGGCTTTAGATATT GCAAGGGGCATGAATTATCTTCACCATTCCAGCCCACCTATCATACATCGAGATTTGAAATCATCTAATCTTCTGGTTGATAAGAACTGGACTGTGAAG GTGGCAGACTTTGGCCTTTCACGTCTCAAGCGCGAAACTTTTCTGACAACAAAAACTGGGAAAGGAACA CCGCAATGGATGGCACCAGAGGTGTTGCGGAATGAACCTTCAGATGAGAA GTCTGATGTGTATAGCTATGGGGTGATCCTGTGGGAACTTGTTACGCAGAAGATACCATGGGAAAATTTGAACTCGATGCAG GTCATTGGTGCAGTTGGTTTCATGAACCAAAGGTTGGATATTCCGAGTGATGTGGATCCACAATGGACATCAATTATCCTAAGCTGTTGGGAAAG CGACCCACAGCAGCGCCCATCATTTCAAGAACTTCTGGAGAGGCTCCGAGAGCTGCAAAGACATTACGCCATCCAGCAGCGGAATGCAAAGAACAGCATCGAGGAGTGA